The proteins below come from a single Hyphomicrobium denitrificans ATCC 51888 genomic window:
- a CDS encoding TadE/TadG family type IV pilus assembly protein, which translates to MISGRGSRWPARKPYAAIVGLKAAGSRAIEKFSRDTRGDVAILFGLMALVLFAMIGLAVDYGRFVNARSQTIAATDAAVLAGARALQTNGGDQAAALRVAQSYYAQATKNRLSLSNDTINFAIADNATAMVTTGNAVITTPFMGLAGTGSLPILRKDGSDYSKAVLAVGGNAELNLEIAMMLDITGSMRGQKLTDMKAAASDLLNIVVWTDQSKFTSKVAIVPFAYDVRLPAAAFKKATGTTSTNYPCVVERTGTEKYTDAAPATGKYVMVHNTSSTKKNKTTYSPTCDVASSAEVLPLTSDKSTLLAKVNGLSTAGSTAGHIGTAWAWYMLAPNWSSLWTSASSTPAAYNADNLRKIAVLMTDGEYNTQYTTNGVPDDSSSLTRCPNAANGVCSSAQAVSQCTAMKAKGIEVYTVGFQLDNQTAIDTLSQCATDSSHFYNSTTGDALKAAFRDIALKISTLYLSQ; encoded by the coding sequence ATGATAAGCGGTCGTGGTTCCAGGTGGCCGGCGCGAAAGCCGTATGCCGCCATTGTTGGTTTGAAAGCGGCTGGCAGCCGCGCGATTGAGAAGTTCTCGCGCGATACGCGCGGCGACGTCGCAATTCTTTTCGGACTGATGGCGCTCGTCCTGTTCGCGATGATCGGCCTCGCGGTCGATTACGGACGCTTCGTCAACGCACGGAGCCAGACGATCGCCGCGACCGACGCGGCTGTTCTCGCCGGCGCCCGCGCATTGCAGACGAATGGCGGCGATCAGGCGGCGGCTCTCAGGGTCGCCCAAAGCTATTATGCGCAAGCGACGAAAAATCGTCTCTCCCTGAGCAACGACACGATCAACTTCGCCATCGCGGACAATGCGACAGCAATGGTGACGACCGGCAACGCGGTCATCACCACGCCATTCATGGGGCTAGCCGGTACAGGATCGCTACCGATCCTGCGCAAGGATGGGTCGGATTATTCGAAGGCTGTTCTCGCGGTTGGCGGCAATGCCGAACTCAACCTCGAGATCGCGATGATGCTCGACATCACGGGCTCGATGAGAGGGCAGAAGCTCACGGACATGAAGGCCGCCGCCAGCGACTTGCTCAACATCGTTGTCTGGACGGACCAAAGCAAATTCACGTCCAAAGTCGCAATCGTGCCGTTTGCCTACGACGTGCGGCTTCCCGCTGCCGCCTTCAAGAAGGCGACCGGAACCACATCGACAAACTATCCGTGCGTGGTCGAGCGCACTGGAACTGAAAAATATACCGACGCCGCTCCGGCTACCGGAAAATACGTGATGGTGCACAACACCAGCTCGACAAAAAAAAATAAGACGACCTATAGCCCGACCTGCGACGTGGCATCGAGCGCCGAGGTGCTGCCCCTGACGAGTGATAAGTCGACTTTGCTTGCGAAGGTGAACGGCTTGTCGACCGCTGGCAGCACGGCGGGCCACATCGGAACGGCCTGGGCCTGGTATATGCTGGCGCCGAATTGGTCATCGCTGTGGACCTCGGCATCCAGCACGCCGGCGGCGTACAACGCCGATAACCTGCGCAAAATCGCAGTGCTCATGACGGACGGCGAGTATAACACTCAGTATACGACCAACGGCGTACCGGACGACTCCAGTTCTCTGACGAGATGTCCGAATGCCGCGAACGGTGTTTGCTCCAGCGCGCAGGCCGTCTCTCAGTGCACCGCTATGAAAGCCAAAGGCATCGAGGTCTATACGGTCGGATTCCAGCTCGATAACCAGACCGCTATCGACACGCTATCGCAGTGCGCCACGGACTCATCGCACTTCTACAACTCGACGACGGGCGATGCTCTGAAAGCCGCATTCCGCGACATCGCGTTGAAAATTTCGACGCTCTACCTGTCGCAGTAA
- a CDS encoding nucleotidyltransferase family protein: MTSTKRPTSAFVLAAGKGERMRPLTETRPKPLVPVAGTPLIDQVLDRLADAHITDAIVNVHYLADQIEDHLRDRKSPKITISDERGELLDTGGGVAKALPKLGNAPFLIHNSDSIWVEGMGSNLDRLIDAWDDATMDSLMLVAPIATSVGYDGAGDFQMDASGRLTRQTGARLAPFVFAGVSIAHPRLFDGAPKGAFSLNRPWNAAIEKGRLFGVRLEGIWMHVGTPSAIAEAENAIANSMTAGSTLPGED, from the coding sequence ATGACCTCCACGAAGCGCCCGACCAGCGCCTTTGTGCTCGCCGCCGGAAAAGGCGAGAGGATGCGGCCCTTGACGGAGACACGGCCGAAGCCGCTCGTCCCGGTTGCCGGAACGCCGCTGATCGATCAGGTGCTCGACCGTTTGGCCGACGCGCACATCACGGACGCGATCGTCAACGTCCATTACCTCGCCGATCAGATCGAGGACCATCTCCGCGATCGCAAGTCTCCCAAGATCACCATCTCCGACGAACGCGGCGAATTGCTCGATACCGGAGGCGGCGTCGCAAAGGCGCTTCCGAAGTTGGGCAACGCACCGTTCCTCATTCACAACTCTGACTCGATCTGGGTCGAGGGCATGGGGTCCAATCTCGACCGTCTGATCGACGCCTGGGACGACGCGACGATGGACAGCCTGATGCTGGTCGCGCCCATCGCAACGAGCGTCGGTTACGACGGCGCTGGCGATTTCCAGATGGACGCTTCCGGACGACTGACGCGGCAGACCGGCGCGCGTCTCGCGCCGTTCGTCTTCGCGGGCGTCTCGATTGCGCATCCGAGGCTTTTCGACGGCGCGCCGAAGGGCGCATTCTCGCTCAACCGGCCCTGGAATGCCGCCATCGAGAAAGGCCGCCTGTTCGGCGTGCGGCTCGAAGGGATTTGGATGCACGTCGGAACGCCGTCCGCAATCGCCGAAGCAGAAAACGCGATCGCGAATTCGATGACGGCCGGCTCGACGCTTCCGGGAGAAGACTGA
- a CDS encoding sensor histidine kinase: protein MRLSYPQDPKLTTRLQLALLLIAAMACVATMLAGFVNGHGIGSVDFDFRHTWLFLTVAVGALAAIAVIWRMGSMARREARAAKSESVHLRRNLAAADAIIRAEPQVLVFWEQGQAVRIVSHTLASVPGLPEHHAEILRFGQWLESTSAHSLKAALDKLFVNGRSFSIILKTIAGGIIEAEGRAAGGRAVLRLKEVSGYKLEIARIEDQHATLARDIRSSRALLNTLPMPVWLRGVDNRLIWVNAAYVQAVDAKSEIEVLEHQIELLEGRQRKSVSRALAAGQTYRSRIHLVSGGERKAHEVVVLPVDGMTAGAAVDVTDIESAQGELERQSSAYDRTLDRVETAVAIFSPDHKLAFYNAAFAKLWSLDTDWLASNPSDNVILDRLREIGVLEPVVNHRDWKAQVLACYQTGTPFDDTWNLTDGRILHVMAEQRPDGGVTFLFADETERLSLESRYNALIDVQRETLNSLKEGVAVFGTNGRLKLFNKAFCNIWHMQQKRLAELPHVGEVIAAAQTLHPNNDTWRRIGHAVTAFLDERETFSGQMTRDDGVVVDYALMPLPDGATLMTFADVTDAKRAERALVERNEALVAADRLKTNFIGHISYELRTPLNSIIGFSEMLASPLFGDLNAKQREYLADIMSSSKTLLAIINDILDLATIDAGAMQLKPTPVGVRALIDAAILGIRERAVRNRLTIEIAVADEVNEFVADEARMRQVLYNLLSNAVGFSKVNGTVRLACWSENGTIIFRVEDDGVGIPKDRIGRIFDRFESQSHGSDHRGAGLGLSIVKSLVELHGGTIEVFSEENRGTRVTVRLPEHPVTPAGDVPEWLAGGGRAA from the coding sequence ATGCGCCTTTCATATCCTCAAGACCCGAAGCTGACCACGCGACTGCAGCTGGCGCTGTTGCTCATCGCTGCGATGGCCTGCGTCGCGACGATGCTGGCGGGTTTCGTGAACGGCCATGGCATCGGCTCGGTCGACTTCGATTTCCGTCACACGTGGCTGTTTCTGACTGTCGCGGTCGGCGCGCTTGCGGCCATCGCCGTCATCTGGCGCATGGGCAGCATGGCGCGGCGGGAAGCACGGGCGGCGAAGTCCGAAAGCGTGCACCTGCGGCGAAATCTTGCCGCCGCCGATGCGATCATCCGCGCCGAACCGCAAGTGCTGGTGTTCTGGGAGCAAGGACAGGCGGTCCGCATCGTTTCGCATACGCTCGCGAGCGTTCCCGGGTTGCCGGAGCATCATGCGGAGATCCTGCGGTTCGGGCAGTGGCTCGAAAGCACGTCGGCGCATTCGCTCAAAGCCGCGCTCGACAAGCTCTTCGTCAACGGCCGCTCATTCAGCATCATTCTGAAGACGATCGCAGGCGGCATCATCGAGGCCGAAGGACGGGCGGCGGGCGGCCGCGCGGTGCTACGGCTCAAGGAGGTCTCCGGCTACAAGCTCGAGATCGCCCGCATCGAAGATCAGCACGCAACGCTTGCGCGCGATATCCGATCGAGCCGCGCGCTTCTCAACACCTTGCCGATGCCTGTCTGGCTGCGCGGGGTCGATAACCGCCTGATCTGGGTGAATGCCGCCTACGTTCAGGCCGTCGATGCCAAAAGCGAAATCGAAGTCCTCGAACATCAGATCGAATTATTGGAAGGCCGGCAGCGGAAATCGGTGTCACGCGCGCTTGCGGCTGGACAGACGTACCGATCGCGCATTCATCTCGTGTCGGGCGGCGAACGCAAGGCGCACGAGGTCGTCGTGCTTCCCGTCGATGGCATGACTGCGGGCGCCGCCGTCGACGTGACGGACATCGAAAGCGCGCAAGGCGAATTGGAGCGGCAAAGCTCGGCTTATGATCGCACGCTCGATCGCGTCGAGACTGCCGTCGCGATTTTCAGTCCAGACCACAAGCTGGCGTTCTATAACGCCGCTTTCGCAAAGCTCTGGTCGCTCGATACGGACTGGCTCGCGTCCAATCCGAGCGACAACGTCATTCTCGACCGGCTGCGCGAGATCGGCGTGCTCGAACCGGTCGTCAATCATCGCGACTGGAAGGCGCAGGTCCTCGCCTGCTATCAGACGGGAACGCCGTTCGACGACACCTGGAATTTGACGGACGGCCGCATTCTTCACGTCATGGCCGAGCAGCGCCCGGACGGCGGCGTTACGTTCCTGTTCGCGGACGAAACCGAACGCCTGTCGCTCGAAAGCCGTTATAACGCTCTGATCGATGTGCAGCGCGAAACACTCAACAGCCTCAAGGAAGGCGTTGCGGTGTTCGGCACCAACGGCCGCTTGAAGCTGTTCAACAAAGCCTTCTGCAACATCTGGCACATGCAGCAGAAGCGTCTCGCCGAGCTGCCGCACGTCGGCGAAGTCATCGCCGCCGCGCAGACGCTTCATCCCAATAACGATACCTGGCGGCGCATCGGTCACGCGGTCACTGCGTTTCTCGACGAGCGTGAGACGTTCTCGGGGCAGATGACGCGCGATGACGGTGTCGTGGTCGATTACGCCTTGATGCCGCTCCCCGATGGCGCGACGCTCATGACGTTCGCCGACGTGACCGACGCCAAGCGGGCCGAACGCGCCCTCGTCGAACGCAACGAAGCTCTCGTCGCCGCCGACCGCCTCAAGACGAATTTCATCGGCCACATCTCTTACGAACTTCGGACGCCGCTCAACAGCATCATTGGATTCTCCGAAATGCTGGCGAGCCCGCTCTTCGGCGATCTCAACGCCAAGCAGCGCGAATATCTCGCCGACATCATGTCGTCGTCGAAGACGCTGCTCGCCATCATCAACGACATCCTCGATCTCGCGACCATCGACGCCGGGGCGATGCAGCTGAAGCCGACGCCCGTCGGCGTGCGCGCGCTGATCGACGCCGCCATCCTCGGCATCCGCGAACGCGCCGTTCGCAACCGCCTCACCATCGAGATCGCCGTCGCAGATGAAGTGAACGAATTCGTCGCCGATGAAGCCCGCATGCGGCAGGTGCTGTACAATCTGCTCTCGAATGCGGTCGGCTTCTCGAAGGTTAACGGCACGGTTCGGCTCGCCTGCTGGAGCGAGAACGGCACCATCATCTTCCGGGTCGAAGATGACGGCGTCGGCATCCCGAAGGACCGGATCGGCCGCATTTTCGACCGCTTCGAAAGTCAAAGCCACGGCTCCGATCATCGCGGCGCAGGTCTCGGCCTTTCTATCGTCAAAAGCCTGGTGGAATTGCACGGCGGCACGATAGAAGTCTTCTCCGAGGAAAACCGCGGCACGCGCGTGACGGTGCGGCTTCCGGAACATCCGGTCACTCCGGCCGGCGACGTTCCGGAGTGGCTGGCAGGCGGCGGGCGCGCAGCTTAA
- the ahcY gene encoding adenosylhomocysteinase, whose amino-acid sequence MSSKFTDYIVKDLSLAEWGRKEIAIAETEMPGLMATREEYGTSKPLKGARIAGSLHMTIQTAVLIETLAALGADVRWVSCNIYSTQDHAAAAIAAAGIPVFAWKGESLVEYWDYTRKLFEWGDGGVPNMILDDGGDATLFIHLGLRAETGDTGFLDKAGSEEEEVLFALIKKTLKEKPKGWFATVATNIKGVSEETTTGVHRLYEMQKNGTLLFPAINVNDSVTKSKFDNLYGCRESLVDGIRRGTDVMMAGKIAMVAGFGDVGKGSAASLRNAGCRVMVSEIDPICALQAAMEGYEVVTMEDAAPRADIFVTATGNKDIITVDHMRAMKDRAIVCNIGHFDNEIQIAGLKNFKWNNIKPQVDEIEFPTGRRIILLSEGRLVNLGNAMGHPSFVMSASFTNQTLAQIELFTNHGKYHKEVYTLPKHLDEKVAMLHLSKIGVNLTKLRPDQAAYIGVKTEGPFKPDHYRY is encoded by the coding sequence ATGAGTTCGAAGTTCACGGACTACATCGTCAAGGATTTGAGCCTGGCGGAGTGGGGCCGCAAGGAAATCGCGATCGCCGAGACGGAAATGCCCGGCCTCATGGCGACGCGCGAGGAATACGGCACCTCGAAGCCGCTCAAGGGCGCTCGCATCGCGGGCTCGCTCCACATGACGATTCAGACCGCGGTGCTGATCGAGACGCTCGCGGCCCTCGGCGCCGACGTCCGCTGGGTGTCGTGCAACATCTATTCGACCCAGGATCATGCGGCCGCCGCGATCGCGGCCGCCGGCATCCCGGTCTTCGCCTGGAAAGGCGAAAGCCTCGTCGAATACTGGGATTACACGCGCAAGCTCTTTGAGTGGGGCGACGGCGGCGTACCAAACATGATCCTCGACGACGGCGGCGACGCGACGCTGTTCATCCACCTCGGACTCCGCGCCGAGACCGGCGATACCGGCTTCCTCGACAAGGCGGGCTCGGAAGAAGAAGAGGTTCTTTTCGCGCTCATCAAGAAGACGCTGAAAGAGAAGCCCAAGGGCTGGTTCGCGACCGTTGCAACCAACATCAAGGGCGTTTCGGAAGAAACGACGACGGGCGTGCACCGTCTCTACGAAATGCAGAAGAACGGCACGCTGCTGTTCCCGGCGATCAACGTCAACGACAGCGTCACCAAGTCGAAATTCGACAACCTCTATGGCTGCCGTGAAAGCCTCGTCGACGGCATCCGTCGCGGCACCGACGTCATGATGGCCGGCAAGATCGCCATGGTTGCGGGTTTCGGCGACGTCGGCAAAGGCTCGGCCGCGTCACTGCGCAACGCCGGCTGCCGCGTCATGGTCTCCGAGATCGACCCGATCTGCGCCCTGCAGGCGGCGATGGAAGGCTATGAAGTCGTGACGATGGAAGACGCCGCGCCGCGCGCCGACATCTTCGTCACCGCGACGGGCAACAAGGACATCATCACGGTCGACCACATGCGGGCGATGAAAGACCGCGCGATCGTCTGCAACATCGGCCACTTCGACAACGAGATCCAGATCGCCGGTCTCAAAAACTTCAAGTGGAACAACATCAAGCCGCAGGTCGACGAAATCGAGTTCCCGACGGGCCGCCGCATCATCCTCCTGTCCGAGGGACGGCTGGTGAACCTCGGCAATGCGATGGGGCATCCCTCGTTCGTCATGTCGGCGTCGTTCACGAACCAGACGCTGGCGCAGATCGAGCTGTTCACGAACCACGGCAAGTACCACAAGGAAGTCTATACGTTGCCGAAGCACCTCGACGAGAAGGTCGCGATGCTGCACCTGTCGAAGATCGGTGTGAACCTCACCAAGCTGCGTCCTGATCAGGCCGCCTATATCGGCGTCAAGACGGAAGGCCCGTTCAAGCCCGATCACTACCGCTATTGA
- the addB gene encoding double-strand break repair protein AddB, producing MAANIFTLPPGVPFLKAVARAILNGDLPAPGGAAPDLLKLPNITLLLPTRRAARTARDAFLSVANTPAIIMPRIRPISEGDDDRSLISSLAGDGLSSASALDQPPAIDPLDRTLVLMQLISHWRATMAQSDADRSSGSTPAQSARLAAELGKLMDDIERENVSLSDIQNLVPETYAEHWQKTVDFLKIVTEFWPAHLEASGMTSPEARRNALILAEAERIAKLAPDEIVIVAGITGSIPATVELMRAVAARPSGAIVLPALDQSLDDASWSAIVSGHPEHPQFGLKKLLDGLNVERGAVLTLPGFEAGDVDRTRSAFVSESMRPSSSTDQWHRYATTADKGELEKALAGISLIEAPSAQDEAETVALILREAIETPGQTAALVSPDRLLARRVAIRLEAWGIRVDDSAGRPFAKTVPGAFLALVIGAMVSEFAPAETMALLRHPLCRLKFNAFDIRKYARALEISAFRTSYLGHGLDGIRAALETAERDRAEKKRMHPAARRLWSEDCDGARELVARLAAAFQPLADLYAANGDQTLAEFARAHAEAAEALAQLPDDDAAAEASANPLWQGESGDTASRFFAKLLDDATPAVAISAADYADLYATLLARENVRERTAVHPRISIWGPFEARLQQPDVLVLGSLNEGTWPEAAEPGAWLNRPMRRDLGLPSPEEEIGRAAHDFTSLLGAKTIYLTRAEKVDGVPTVPSRWLMRMRALLKGMKLESVLVADKPWLAWARARDRIVGKRIAIKPPEPRPALALRPRRMSVTDIERWIANPYATYARHILKLEPLPPLGASPDASLRGALVHDVLSRFANAFPDRLPDDPLAELEKIAADVLQTYTGNARIAAFWMPRLKRFLSWFAEGEEKRREGVRSVIAEISGALVLAPTPDPFTLTARADRIDDTGSAVIITDYKTGAIPKQEWVENGRSPQLPLEAAIALGETGFPNLAGRTVEALRYIRASGGEPAGEERAIKSNDIGTLAAQARQGLERLIAEFDDPATPYRALRRPSYSYDYDAYAQLARVAEWSAHVDEEAAQ from the coding sequence ATGGCTGCGAACATTTTCACGCTGCCTCCCGGCGTGCCGTTCCTCAAGGCCGTCGCACGCGCGATCCTGAACGGCGACCTTCCTGCTCCGGGCGGCGCCGCACCCGATCTGCTCAAGCTGCCGAACATCACGCTGCTTCTGCCGACGCGGCGCGCCGCCCGCACTGCACGCGACGCGTTTCTGTCCGTCGCGAACACGCCTGCGATCATCATGCCGCGCATCCGGCCGATCTCGGAAGGCGATGACGATCGTTCGCTGATCTCGTCTCTCGCAGGCGATGGTCTGTCGAGTGCTTCGGCGCTCGATCAACCTCCCGCAATCGATCCGCTCGACCGAACGCTGGTCCTGATGCAGCTGATCAGCCATTGGCGCGCAACGATGGCGCAATCGGACGCCGACAGAAGTTCTGGCTCGACGCCAGCCCAGTCCGCGCGTCTCGCGGCCGAACTCGGCAAGCTCATGGACGACATCGAGCGTGAGAACGTCTCGCTCTCAGACATTCAAAATCTGGTTCCGGAAACCTATGCCGAGCACTGGCAGAAGACCGTCGACTTTCTCAAGATCGTGACCGAGTTCTGGCCCGCGCATCTCGAAGCCAGCGGCATGACCTCGCCCGAAGCACGCCGCAATGCGCTGATCCTCGCCGAGGCCGAGCGCATCGCGAAGCTCGCGCCGGACGAAATCGTGATCGTCGCCGGCATTACGGGGTCCATACCCGCGACCGTTGAATTGATGCGCGCGGTGGCCGCTCGTCCGTCCGGAGCCATCGTGCTTCCGGCGCTCGATCAATCGCTGGACGATGCCAGCTGGAGCGCGATCGTTTCTGGCCATCCCGAGCATCCGCAATTCGGCTTGAAGAAATTATTGGACGGGCTCAACGTCGAACGTGGCGCGGTGCTCACGCTGCCGGGATTTGAGGCCGGCGATGTTGACCGCACGCGCTCGGCCTTCGTCAGCGAATCCATGCGTCCGTCGTCTTCGACCGATCAATGGCATCGCTATGCGACGACGGCTGACAAAGGCGAACTTGAGAAGGCCCTTGCCGGGATATCGCTGATCGAAGCGCCGTCGGCTCAGGATGAAGCTGAAACCGTTGCGCTGATTTTGCGGGAAGCCATCGAGACACCGGGCCAGACTGCCGCCCTCGTTTCTCCCGATCGTCTTCTCGCCCGGCGTGTCGCGATCCGGCTCGAAGCGTGGGGCATCCGCGTTGACGACAGCGCCGGACGGCCATTCGCGAAAACGGTGCCCGGAGCTTTCCTGGCGCTCGTCATCGGCGCGATGGTCAGCGAGTTTGCTCCGGCGGAAACGATGGCCCTGCTCCGGCATCCGTTGTGCCGGCTGAAATTCAACGCATTCGACATCCGCAAATATGCGCGGGCGCTGGAGATCAGCGCGTTCCGGACGTCGTACCTCGGGCACGGGCTCGACGGCATCCGGGCGGCGCTCGAAACCGCCGAACGCGATCGCGCGGAAAAGAAACGCATGCACCCGGCCGCGCGCAGGCTCTGGTCCGAGGACTGCGACGGCGCGCGTGAGCTTGTCGCCCGTTTGGCTGCTGCGTTTCAGCCGTTGGCGGACCTATATGCGGCGAACGGCGATCAGACGTTGGCGGAATTCGCTCGCGCTCATGCCGAAGCCGCAGAAGCGCTTGCACAGCTGCCGGACGACGATGCGGCGGCCGAGGCATCCGCCAATCCGCTCTGGCAAGGCGAGTCCGGAGATACGGCGTCGCGCTTTTTTGCGAAGCTGTTGGACGACGCAACGCCAGCGGTCGCCATTTCCGCGGCCGACTACGCCGATCTCTACGCGACGTTGCTGGCCCGCGAGAACGTGCGCGAACGCACAGCGGTTCATCCGCGCATCTCCATCTGGGGACCGTTCGAAGCGCGTCTGCAGCAGCCGGATGTTCTCGTGCTCGGTTCGCTCAACGAGGGAACCTGGCCGGAAGCCGCGGAGCCGGGTGCGTGGCTCAATCGTCCGATGCGGCGCGATCTCGGATTGCCGTCTCCGGAAGAAGAGATCGGCCGCGCCGCGCACGACTTCACCTCGCTGCTCGGAGCGAAAACGATCTACCTGACGCGCGCCGAAAAGGTCGATGGCGTGCCGACCGTGCCGTCGCGCTGGCTGATGCGCATGCGCGCGCTGCTCAAGGGCATGAAGCTCGAGAGCGTGCTCGTCGCAGACAAGCCCTGGCTTGCTTGGGCGCGCGCGCGCGACCGGATCGTGGGCAAGCGCATCGCCATCAAGCCGCCGGAACCGCGTCCTGCGCTGGCGCTCAGGCCGCGCCGCATGAGCGTTACCGACATCGAACGCTGGATCGCAAATCCTTACGCGACGTATGCGCGCCATATCCTGAAGCTCGAGCCGTTGCCGCCGCTCGGCGCGTCTCCGGACGCGAGCCTGCGCGGCGCGCTCGTTCACGACGTTCTTTCGCGCTTTGCCAACGCGTTTCCGGATCGCCTGCCGGACGATCCGCTCGCAGAACTTGAAAAGATCGCGGCGGACGTACTTCAAACCTACACGGGCAACGCGCGCATCGCGGCATTCTGGATGCCGCGGCTCAAACGCTTTCTCTCGTGGTTCGCAGAGGGCGAAGAGAAACGCCGCGAGGGCGTTCGCAGCGTCATAGCCGAAATCTCCGGAGCCCTCGTGCTTGCGCCGACGCCGGATCCCTTCACGCTCACGGCGCGCGCCGACCGGATCGACGACACGGGCTCGGCCGTCATCATCACCGATTACAAGACCGGCGCCATCCCGAAGCAGGAGTGGGTCGAGAACGGACGCTCGCCGCAGTTGCCGCTCGAAGCCGCGATCGCGCTTGGGGAAACAGGATTTCCCAATCTCGCGGGACGCACGGTCGAGGCGCTTCGCTACATTCGCGCGTCGGGTGGTGAACCGGCGGGCGAAGAACGCGCAATCAAGTCGAACGATATCGGAACGCTCGCGGCGCAAGCGCGCCAAGGTCTCGAACGTTTGATTGCCGAATTCGATGATCCGGCGACGCCTTATCGCGCGCTTCGCCGCCCGAGTTACAGCTACGACTATGATGCCTACGCGCAATTGGCACGCGTCGCCGAATGGTCCGCCCATGTCGACGAGGAGGCGGCACAATGA
- a CDS encoding HPr family phosphocarrier protein: MPELSNTLRPEAVVTIRNIKGLHARASAKFVKCAERYDATVTVTHHGQSVGGTSIMGLMMLAASPGSELHIVAIGPQGPEALQALVCLVEAGFDEECVGDA; the protein is encoded by the coding sequence ATGCCCGAACTGTCCAATACTCTTAGACCCGAAGCCGTCGTCACCATCCGCAACATCAAGGGATTGCACGCGCGCGCCTCGGCCAAGTTCGTGAAATGCGCCGAGCGCTACGATGCGACCGTAACCGTCACGCATCACGGCCAATCGGTCGGCGGAACCTCCATCATGGGATTGATGATGCTGGCCGCAAGTCCGGGCTCCGAATTGCACATCGTCGCCATCGGCCCACAAGGGCCGGAAGCTCTGCAGGCCCTCGTTTGCCTTGTCGAAGCGGGCTTTGACGAAGAGTGTGTCGGCGACGCCTGA